Proteins from one Dioscorea cayenensis subsp. rotundata cultivar TDr96_F1 unplaced genomic scaffold, TDr96_F1_v2_PseudoChromosome.rev07_lg8_w22 25.fasta BLBR01000267.1, whole genome shotgun sequence genomic window:
- the LOC120253960 gene encoding uncharacterized protein LOC120253960, with product MGCRPLLFVDRTHLLGKYGWILLGATGKDGNKGIFHITFAVEALYGEDDYEEVITFISDQSKGLANAVARVLPSSLHGYCLCHLEANFMKANGRLEKSLKEQCWAVIKKIAYAYTSKEFDDAFSELAAISANAHDWLLHNSDINHWCNYLLKGMRCYEIYSNVAESFNVCIKEARHLLIMSVVNTIWFKLMNMLSELRKMAAIWDTYLCPEIRKKVE from the exons ATGGGGTGCAGGCCATTACTTTTCGTTGACAGAACTCATTTGCTTGGCAAGTACGGCTGGATTCTATTAGGTGCAACTGGTAAAGATGGCAATAAGGGTATCTTCCATATAACATTCGCTGTG GAGGCATTGTACGGTGAAGATGATTACGAGGAAGTTATTACATTTATCTCGGATCAGTCAAAGGGTCTTGCTAACGCAGTTGCGCGAGTGCTCCCATCATCGCTGCATGGTTATTGTCTGTGCCATTTGGAAGCCAACTTCATGAAGGCTAACGGCAGGCTCGAGAAATCATTAAAAGAACAATGTTGGgcagtaataaaaaaaattgcgtACGCGTACACGTCTAAAGAGTTCGACGATGCATTCAGTGAACTTGCAGCTATATCGGCCAATGCACATGATTGGTTGTTACACAACTCCGACATTAATCATTGGTGTAACTATTTATTGAAGGGCATGCGGTGCTACGAGATATACTCGAATGTAGCAGAGTCTTTTAATGTCTGCATTAAAGAGGCAAGGCATCTACTGATAATGAGTGTAGTCAATACTATATG gtttaaacttatgaacatGCTGAGTGAGCTGCGCAAAATGGCCGCCATATGGGACACATACCTTTGCCCTGAGATACGGAAGAAGGTTGAATAA